The following are from one region of the Microtus ochrogaster isolate Prairie Vole_2 chromosome 17, MicOch1.0, whole genome shotgun sequence genome:
- the Slc25a30 gene encoding kidney mitochondrial carrier protein 1 isoform X2, with protein MSALNWKPFVYGGLASITAECGXFPIDLTKTRLQIQGQTNDANFREIRYRGMLHALMRIGREEGLKALYSGIAPAMLRQASYGTIKIGTYQSLKRLAVERPEDETLLINVVCGILSGVISSAIANPTDVLKIRMQAQNSAVQGGMIGNFINIYQQEGTRGLWKGVSLTAQRAAIVVGVELPVYDITKKHLILSGLMGDTVSTHFLSSFTCGLVGALASNPVDVVRTRMMNQRVLRDGGCSGYKGTVDCLLQTWKNEGFLALYKGFWPNWLRLGPWNIIFFLTYEQLKKLDM; from the exons ATGTCAGCCCTCAACTGGAAGCCCTTTGTGTATGGAGGGCTGGCCTCCATCACAGCGGAATGCGG NNNNTTTCCAATTGATTTAACTAAGACCCGGCTCCAGATCCAAGGCCAGACAAACGATGCCAACTTCCGAGAAATCAGGTATCGCGGGATGTTGCACGCACTGATGAGGATAGGTCGAGAAGAAGGGCTGAAGGCGCTGTATTCTGG TATTGCCCCTGCGATGCTGCGCCAGGCTTCCTATGGCACCATCAAGATTGGCACTTACCAGAGCTTGAAGCGATTAGCTGTGGAACGCCCAGAAG ATGAAACCCTGCTGATCAATGTTGTGTGTGGAATTCTGTCTGGAGTCATATCCTCAGCTATTGCTAATCCAACTGACGTTTTGAAA ATCCGAATGCAAGCCCAGAACAGCGCTGTTCAAGGAGGAATGATAGGCAACTTCATTAACATCTACCAGCAGGAAGGGACAAGAGGACTGTGGAAG GGTGTGTCCCTCACAGCCCAGAGGGCTGCCATTGTTGTCGGTGTGGAGCTTCCAGTCTATGACATCACCAAGAAGCACCTGATTCTCTCAGGCCTGATGGGAGACACCGTCTCGACacattttct GTCAAGCTTCACCTGTGGTCTGGTAGGGGCTCTGGCCTCTAACCCTGTTGATGTTGTGAGGACCCGCATGATGAATCAGAGGGTCCTTCGTGATGGCGGGTGCTCTGGCTACAAAGGTACTGTGGATTGCCTATTGCAG acaTGGAAGAATGAAGGTTTTTTGGCTCTATATAAAGGTTTTTGGCCAAATTGGTTGCGCCTTGGTCCTTGGAATATCATT TTCTTTTTGACATACGAGCAGCTGAAGAAACTAGACATGTGA
- the Slc25a30 gene encoding kidney mitochondrial carrier protein 1 isoform X1, translating to MLRQASYGTIKIGTYQSLKRLAVERPEDETLLINVVCGILSGVISSAIANPTDVLKIRMQAQNSAVQGGMIGNFINIYQQEGTRGLWKGVSLTAQRAAIVVGVELPVYDITKKHLILSGLMGDTVSTHFLSSFTCGLVGALASNPVDVVRTRMMNQRVLRDGGCSGYKGTVDCLLQTWKNEGFLALYKGFWPNWLRLGPWNIIFFLTYEQLKKLDM from the exons ATGCTGCGCCAGGCTTCCTATGGCACCATCAAGATTGGCACTTACCAGAGCTTGAAGCGATTAGCTGTGGAACGCCCAGAAG ATGAAACCCTGCTGATCAATGTTGTGTGTGGAATTCTGTCTGGAGTCATATCCTCAGCTATTGCTAATCCAACTGACGTTTTGAAA ATCCGAATGCAAGCCCAGAACAGCGCTGTTCAAGGAGGAATGATAGGCAACTTCATTAACATCTACCAGCAGGAAGGGACAAGAGGACTGTGGAAG GGTGTGTCCCTCACAGCCCAGAGGGCTGCCATTGTTGTCGGTGTGGAGCTTCCAGTCTATGACATCACCAAGAAGCACCTGATTCTCTCAGGCCTGATGGGAGACACCGTCTCGACacattttct GTCAAGCTTCACCTGTGGTCTGGTAGGGGCTCTGGCCTCTAACCCTGTTGATGTTGTGAGGACCCGCATGATGAATCAGAGGGTCCTTCGTGATGGCGGGTGCTCTGGCTACAAAGGTACTGTGGATTGCCTATTGCAG acaTGGAAGAATGAAGGTTTTTTGGCTCTATATAAAGGTTTTTGGCCAAATTGGTTGCGCCTTGGTCCTTGGAATATCATT TTCTTTTTGACATACGAGCAGCTGAAGAAACTAGACATGTGA